Proteins co-encoded in one Dehalobacter sp. genomic window:
- a CDS encoding efflux RND transporter permease subunit, whose amino-acid sequence MKISETSVKRPVTVLMLVFIVIILGFVSFTRIPLDLMPEMELPYAIVSTSYNGAGPQEIENLVTQPIEKAVSTAQNVKNISSITSEGSSLVILEFNYGVDMDQVALDLREKIDLIKDYFPDDVSSPMVLKLNMNSTPVLTLSISSPTMSLSELQTLAEDTIQPRLERAEGVASVSVTGGTKDIIEIRTKSEKLAGYGISLAYLQGILASENVNLPGGTVKKGTQELTVKTTGEFMSVAEIEQLLIPLPTGGNVQLKDLADIELKPDQQTTISKANGNPGVNISIQKRSDANTVQVAEAAYVEIDRIQDELKDVKITVVMDNAAYIKASLYSVGEHGVIGALLAVLVLYIFLRNIRSTLIIASAIPISIIATFCLLYFTGITLNLMTLGGLMLGIGRLVDDSVVVLENIYRFRQNGYSRVEAAVKGSSEVIIAVMASTLTTVAVFLPIVFVQGLTSTLFRQFALTIAFSLGASLVVSMTVVPMLASKLLKVERKNQTAGFADAGKTGETDKAYTQTEAAEASETSETVKVAITDAAEDEENGRGFFRTPAFLAKAHDKFDQGYEALLQGYKKLLRWALGHRKRVFIVTTIVFVVSIASVAAVGTEFFPTTDEGMLSISVTLPDGAKVGDTSAVMREIETKIEDIPEIDTIFLDAGSSGTMSLTGAQGNVGTFTVKLLPLTDRKRGVVEISDEIRDRIKDVPGAKTSVAATQSVMSAGDPISITIKGENLDQLKKIGDDFVTVIKKVPGTREVKSSYEDGIPEVEINVDRKAASQYGLSAGTIASAVKASISGATATQFKYNGTEIDVKIKGDETFNRNLQALEQIPITTGLGYTVTLGQVADVSVSRGPVSISRDNQARTLTVSGQISGRDVGSVSKDIQTALADYRMPNNYTYEMGGQQQEMVDAFSDLFLALGLAVVLVYMVMASQFESLVYPFVIMFSIPLGFAGAFLGLFITGKPLSVMGIIGIIMLAGIVVSNAIVLVDYINTRRRTYKEDVHEAIINAGPIRLRPIIMTTLTTVLAMLPLSLGIGEGSEFQAPMAIVVITGLLFSTLVTLVLIPVMYSFTDDLSNKFKRKFRKDKKSKPVIAVNTDQHTL is encoded by the coding sequence GTGAAAATATCTGAAACCTCGGTGAAACGCCCGGTTACGGTCCTGATGCTTGTTTTTATTGTCATCATCCTCGGATTTGTGTCCTTTACACGTATTCCGCTGGACTTGATGCCCGAAATGGAGTTGCCTTATGCGATCGTGAGTACATCGTATAACGGAGCAGGCCCTCAGGAGATTGAAAACCTGGTCACGCAGCCAATCGAAAAGGCTGTTTCCACAGCCCAGAATGTCAAAAATATCAGCTCCATCACTTCGGAAGGCAGTTCACTCGTTATTCTGGAGTTTAATTATGGAGTCGATATGGATCAGGTTGCCCTCGACCTCAGAGAAAAAATTGACCTGATTAAAGATTACTTTCCTGATGATGTCAGCAGCCCCATGGTCTTGAAACTCAATATGAATTCAACTCCGGTCCTGACGCTTTCTATTTCGTCACCGACGATGAGTCTCTCCGAACTGCAGACCTTGGCCGAAGATACAATCCAACCAAGGTTGGAAAGGGCGGAAGGCGTTGCTTCCGTGTCCGTGACCGGCGGAACCAAGGATATTATTGAAATCCGGACAAAAAGTGAGAAATTAGCCGGTTATGGCATTAGCCTCGCTTACCTTCAGGGAATATTGGCTTCGGAGAATGTCAACCTGCCCGGAGGTACGGTCAAGAAAGGGACCCAGGAGCTGACTGTCAAAACAACCGGGGAATTCATGTCGGTAGCTGAGATCGAGCAGCTGCTTATTCCGCTGCCTACCGGCGGAAATGTCCAGCTGAAAGATTTAGCCGATATCGAATTAAAGCCGGATCAGCAGACAACCATTTCCAAAGCGAACGGCAATCCCGGTGTCAATATTTCGATCCAAAAACGTTCCGACGCCAATACAGTCCAAGTTGCGGAAGCAGCCTATGTAGAGATCGACAGAATCCAGGATGAACTAAAAGACGTCAAGATTACGGTGGTTATGGACAACGCGGCCTATATCAAGGCTTCTTTGTATTCGGTCGGGGAGCATGGGGTTATCGGCGCTCTCCTGGCGGTACTGGTCCTGTACATTTTCCTGCGAAATATCCGTTCTACCCTGATTATTGCTTCAGCTATCCCGATTTCCATTATTGCGACGTTTTGTCTATTATATTTTACCGGCATTACGCTGAATCTGATGACGCTGGGCGGATTAATGCTTGGTATTGGCCGTCTGGTTGACGATTCGGTCGTGGTGCTCGAAAATATCTACCGCTTCCGACAGAACGGCTATTCCAGGGTCGAAGCGGCAGTGAAAGGATCTTCGGAAGTAATCATCGCTGTCATGGCTTCCACGCTGACGACGGTCGCAGTCTTTTTACCGATCGTCTTTGTCCAGGGATTAACCTCCACACTATTCCGGCAGTTTGCCTTGACGATCGCGTTTTCGCTCGGAGCATCGCTGGTCGTTTCGATGACGGTTGTCCCGATGCTCGCTTCCAAGCTGCTGAAAGTAGAGCGGAAGAATCAGACTGCTGGTTTTGCTGATGCTGGTAAGACAGGGGAAACGGATAAAGCATATACACAGACCGAAGCGGCTGAAGCATCCGAAACATCCGAAACAGTGAAAGTAGCCATAACGGATGCAGCGGAAGATGAAGAAAATGGCAGGGGATTCTTCCGTACTCCTGCGTTCCTGGCGAAAGCCCACGATAAATTTGACCAGGGCTATGAAGCGCTGCTCCAGGGGTATAAGAAACTGCTCAGATGGGCCCTGGGCCACAGGAAACGCGTTTTTATCGTTACAACCATTGTCTTTGTCGTTTCCATTGCCTCTGTTGCCGCTGTTGGGACAGAATTCTTCCCGACGACGGATGAAGGCATGCTCTCGATCAGCGTTACGCTTCCTGACGGGGCAAAGGTCGGCGATACCTCGGCGGTCATGCGTGAAATTGAAACGAAGATAGAAGATATTCCCGAGATCGATACCATCTTCCTGGATGCCGGATCATCCGGAACCATGAGCCTGACAGGCGCACAAGGCAACGTTGGTACCTTTACCGTAAAGCTGCTTCCTTTAACGGATCGGAAACGCGGCGTCGTGGAGATCTCCGATGAAATCCGGGACCGGATTAAGGACGTACCCGGGGCCAAAACCAGTGTCGCAGCAACCCAGTCCGTGATGAGTGCCGGTGATCCGATCAGCATCACCATCAAAGGTGAAAATCTGGATCAGCTGAAGAAGATCGGAGACGATTTTGTCACCGTGATTAAAAAAGTCCCGGGAACCCGCGAAGTTAAATCCAGCTATGAAGACGGAATACCGGAAGTTGAAATCAACGTGGACCGTAAGGCGGCCAGCCAGTATGGTCTGAGTGCCGGAACAATCGCCTCTGCGGTAAAAGCATCGATCAGCGGGGCAACCGCGACACAGTTCAAATACAATGGGACCGAAATCGATGTAAAGATCAAAGGGGACGAAACGTTTAACCGGAATCTCCAAGCCCTTGAGCAAATTCCCATTACCACGGGCCTCGGCTATACCGTTACGTTGGGCCAAGTGGCGGATGTTTCCGTCAGCCGCGGTCCTGTCAGCATCAGCAGGGACAACCAGGCGAGGACCCTGACGGTCTCCGGTCAGATCAGCGGCAGGGACGTCGGCAGTGTCTCCAAAGATATTCAGACGGCGCTGGCAGATTACCGGATGCCGAATAATTATACCTATGAAATGGGCGGACAGCAGCAGGAAATGGTCGATGCATTCAGTGACCTGTTCCTTGCGCTCGGACTTGCCGTGGTTCTGGTCTATATGGTCATGGCTTCCCAATTTGAGTCGCTGGTTTATCCGTTTGTCATCATGTTTTCCATCCCTCTTGGATTTGCCGGAGCGTTCTTAGGATTATTCATCACCGGTAAACCATTAAGCGTTATGGGGATTATTGGTATTATCATGCTGGCCGGTATTGTCGTTTCCAATGCGATCGTTCTGGTCGACTATATCAATACACGACGAAGAACGTACAAGGAGGACGTGCATGAGGCAATAATCAATGCAGGACCGATCCGCTTGCGGCCGATCATCATGACGACGCTAACGACTGTTCTAGCCATGCTGCCGCTTTCACTCGGGATCGGGGAAGGCTCGGAGTTTCAGGCGCCGATGGCCATTGTCGTTATCACAGGTCTCCTATTTTCAACCCTGGTTACCCTGGTGCTGATTCCGGTCATGTATTCTTTCACGGATGATCTGTCCAATAAATTCAAACGCAAATTCAGAAAAGACAAAAAGTCTAAACCGGTGATCGCAGTAAACACGGATCAGCATACCCTTTAA
- a CDS encoding TetR/AcrR family transcriptional regulator, with protein sequence MTKERKKTEILQAAGKVFYIKGFEGTKVDDVAKEAGIGKGTVYEYFDSKQQLFEEMAVYNCEEHGRNIQDILEKGGSFKEKIRVLAKYQAELVKEHMPIARMMSCSKIMVREMGAVFIEQNIRVGEIIKKQVVQAMDQGEVRADIDPEFASAAIMGIIMQYCGKKVIFAEAMPEEADYDKIVQILMSGIGIKPDDNRR encoded by the coding sequence GTGACCAAGGAACGGAAAAAAACTGAAATCCTCCAGGCAGCCGGCAAAGTATTTTATATCAAAGGCTTTGAAGGAACAAAAGTGGACGATGTCGCCAAAGAAGCCGGGATCGGCAAAGGGACCGTCTATGAATATTTTGATAGCAAGCAACAGCTCTTTGAGGAAATGGCCGTTTATAACTGCGAAGAGCATGGACGCAACATTCAGGACATTTTGGAAAAAGGAGGCTCTTTCAAAGAAAAAATCAGAGTTCTGGCAAAATATCAGGCAGAGTTGGTCAAGGAGCATATGCCGATTGCCAGGATGATGTCCTGTTCCAAGATTATGGTCAGGGAGATGGGAGCGGTCTTTATTGAACAAAATATCCGGGTCGGAGAGATTATCAAAAAGCAAGTCGTGCAGGCCATGGATCAAGGGGAAGTCAGGGCTGATATCGATCCGGAATTTGCTTCGGCGGCAATCATGGGCATAATCATGCAGTATTGCGGCAAAAAAGTGATATTTGCTGAGGCCATGCCTGAGGAAGCGGACTATGACAAAATCGTTCAGATCCTGATGTCGGGAATTGGAATAAAGCCGGATGATAACAGAAGATAG
- the ytvI gene encoding sporulation integral membrane protein YtvI, which produces MSNLLDYSKKVFIAVLIIVATLVIPYGLYKILPHFMPFVLAYFTALFLEPAAAWLSKVSRFKSKTLSVSVTYLFFLASIVIFLYLIISKLYVQFLDLLDFIQSNGPAIQVWFLNLTGRIQETIGLLPPEINDMIMKWINDLANINLVSAIGSSTLSISTAIPNMFFLSIIYLVSVFLFTFQLSNIHRFFYSFFKDSSKLKAVYVLGDLRNATLGFLKAQVILSTITYIIAFAGLAILHVKYVAVISLLIVIVDILPILGTGSVLMPWAVVSLFQDQLFLAAGLAILYIIIIVVRRVIEPKILGERIGLSALTTLISIWIGFKVMGVLGVFLFPLACIFYRALVKVGVIKLNFKI; this is translated from the coding sequence ATGTCAAATCTTCTTGATTACTCCAAAAAAGTATTTATCGCCGTATTAATCATTGTTGCAACCCTCGTCATTCCATATGGCCTTTATAAGATTCTTCCGCATTTTATGCCATTTGTTCTTGCTTATTTCACGGCTCTTTTTCTGGAACCTGCAGCAGCATGGTTGAGCAAGGTCTCTAGATTTAAAAGCAAGACACTCTCGGTGTCTGTGACCTACCTGTTTTTTCTTGCCAGTATTGTTATTTTCCTCTACCTGATCATCAGTAAGCTCTATGTTCAGTTTTTGGACCTGCTTGACTTTATTCAATCGAACGGCCCGGCAATTCAGGTTTGGTTTTTGAACCTTACGGGGCGTATCCAGGAAACGATCGGATTGCTGCCTCCCGAAATAAACGATATGATCATGAAATGGATCAATGACCTGGCTAACATCAACCTGGTATCCGCGATCGGTTCCTCAACACTTAGTATCTCCACGGCGATACCGAACATGTTCTTCCTGTCGATTATCTACCTGGTATCCGTTTTCCTGTTCACATTCCAGTTAAGCAATATCCACCGTTTCTTCTACTCCTTTTTCAAAGATTCCTCCAAGCTGAAAGCTGTTTACGTCTTGGGTGATTTACGCAATGCTACATTAGGGTTTTTAAAAGCGCAGGTCATTTTGAGCACAATCACCTATATTATTGCTTTTGCCGGTCTCGCTATCCTCCATGTAAAATACGTGGCAGTCATTTCATTGTTGATCGTAATCGTAGATATCCTGCCGATCCTCGGTACCGGATCCGTGCTAATGCCCTGGGCTGTTGTCTCACTTTTCCAGGATCAGCTGTTCTTGGCCGCAGGTCTGGCCATTCTGTATATCATTATCATTGTCGTACGGAGAGTGATTGAACCCAAGATACTGGGCGAGCGCATCGGTTTAAGCGCTCTGACGACTCTGATCAGTATCTGGATTGGTTTCAAAGTGATGGGGGTCCTCGGCGTATTCCTGTTCCCGCTGGCCTGTATTTTCTATAGAGCCCTTGTCAAGGTCGGCGTCATCAAACTGAATTTCAAGATATAA
- a CDS encoding S41 family peptidase — protein sequence MKFGKSLRFLMTALLVFCLGLGLPLQAYGAENDALDEVRTILQEQYVDVVPDEVLNAPTIEKMLQRLGDKYTEYMTAAEYEDMISSLNMSFSGIGIELEMVQQGVKVTWVITGYGADKAGIKQGDIILEADGYSLAGKTSEYCAGKLRGPEGTKVRVKVKRNAQILSFAVVRMKIVMPLAEGRVLEGHIGYIAVNSFGEDVATQFGKQALALQEKGVDCWIIDLRNNSGGYTKAAMELLGYFIGDKSAYIMKARGNLGIVDTAVKQAFTMEGPIVLLINGYTASASEITSAALKDYGKATVIGETTYGSGRVKALIPLSNGDYLKMSVYRFFSPYYNPIDEIGIKPHLDLTGVNELNTAVLMLKNYKAEDKSQDKSGYIQLEAGPYLYPLSVKELRQTENWVLGKKILDSAYVTTTLKLGGPNGWEPFPEEVLQDRWQIYYPGYEESGDLKNIPLGKVFNVSFNREMDWNSVTADSIELINTATGERVKCAYTFVDQQRMTVKPEMKLQANAGYWLVIHPTIKDAKGQAITGGVASATTVK from the coding sequence GTGAAATTTGGCAAAAGTCTAAGGTTTTTGATGACAGCGCTTCTGGTATTCTGTCTGGGTTTGGGACTTCCGCTGCAGGCTTATGGCGCGGAAAACGATGCCCTGGATGAAGTCAGAACAATTTTGCAGGAGCAATATGTCGATGTTGTTCCGGATGAGGTACTGAACGCGCCGACGATCGAAAAAATGCTTCAGAGGTTGGGTGATAAATACACCGAGTATATGACCGCGGCCGAATATGAAGATATGATCAGTTCACTGAATATGTCCTTTTCCGGAATAGGGATAGAACTGGAAATGGTACAGCAGGGGGTTAAGGTTACCTGGGTCATTACTGGTTATGGGGCTGATAAGGCAGGAATCAAACAAGGGGACATTATCCTCGAAGCAGATGGCTATTCCCTGGCGGGAAAAACCTCGGAATATTGCGCCGGCAAACTCCGGGGACCGGAGGGAACCAAGGTTCGGGTAAAAGTCAAAAGAAACGCTCAAATCCTAAGCTTCGCTGTCGTACGGATGAAGATTGTGATGCCGCTGGCTGAAGGCCGGGTACTGGAAGGGCATATTGGCTATATCGCAGTTAATTCCTTTGGCGAGGATGTTGCGACGCAGTTTGGCAAGCAGGCCCTGGCCCTGCAGGAAAAAGGTGTAGACTGCTGGATTATTGATCTGCGGAATAACTCCGGAGGGTATACAAAAGCGGCAATGGAGCTGTTGGGTTATTTTATCGGGGATAAAAGCGCGTATATCATGAAAGCAAGGGGAAACCTGGGTATTGTCGATACAGCCGTCAAGCAGGCTTTCACGATGGAAGGGCCGATTGTCTTGCTGATCAATGGGTACACGGCAAGCGCTTCTGAGATTACATCGGCCGCGCTGAAGGACTATGGCAAGGCGACCGTCATCGGGGAAACGACCTACGGTTCAGGCCGGGTTAAGGCTTTGATCCCATTAAGCAACGGAGACTATTTGAAAATGTCCGTTTACAGGTTTTTCTCTCCGTACTATAACCCGATTGATGAGATTGGAATCAAGCCTCATCTGGATTTGACCGGCGTCAATGAGCTGAATACGGCTGTTTTGATGCTTAAAAACTATAAGGCTGAAGATAAATCACAAGATAAATCAGGGTATATCCAGCTGGAGGCGGGCCCTTATCTTTATCCGCTTTCGGTAAAAGAGCTTCGTCAAACCGAAAATTGGGTACTCGGCAAGAAAATCCTGGATTCCGCTTATGTAACCACAACACTTAAACTCGGAGGCCCTAACGGTTGGGAACCATTTCCCGAAGAGGTTCTCCAGGACCGCTGGCAGATCTACTACCCGGGATATGAAGAGTCCGGAGATCTTAAGAATATCCCACTCGGTAAGGTGTTCAACGTGAGCTTTAACCGGGAAATGGATTGGAATTCCGTAACGGCAGACAGTATTGAACTGATCAATACTGCTACAGGAGAAAGAGTCAAGTGCGCATACACGTTTGTCGATCAGCAGCGTATGACTGTGAAACCGGAAATGAAACTTCAAGCCAATGCCGGGTATTGGCTGGTGATACATCCTACAATCAAGGATGCTAAGGGCCAGGCAATTACCGGGGGTGTAGCGTCAGCCACAACGGTGAAATAA
- a CDS encoding cell wall hydrolase translates to MEDRRCRKGLAVMLTTAIILTATAQTVYAVPEKSRELLYSRVLEIQQTVLENVMSDARDIILTKANENRIFRILLDKFSRQPENQISFVIEQLPLENKVVTANIEPDTVIETAKLAESADSADLINSVDSAREPERVTSDISRSSQIVYDQEDVILLAKIIYAEARGESFEGQVAVGAVVLNRVESPKFPDTIREVIYQPGQFSAVLDRQIELTPGDEAYQAAQAALEGQDPSEGALFYYNPQTATDSWIKTLDVVKNIGNHNFCV, encoded by the coding sequence TTGGAAGACCGACGATGCCGGAAAGGTTTGGCAGTGATGCTGACCACGGCGATTATCCTGACTGCTACTGCCCAGACAGTATATGCTGTACCTGAAAAATCAAGAGAATTGCTCTACTCCCGGGTATTGGAAATCCAACAGACTGTCCTTGAGAATGTCATGTCAGATGCCAGAGATATTATTCTGACGAAAGCAAATGAGAATCGTATATTCCGGATTCTTTTGGACAAATTTTCCAGACAGCCGGAAAATCAGATTTCCTTTGTGATCGAACAGCTGCCTTTGGAAAATAAAGTTGTTACCGCAAACATAGAGCCAGATACGGTGATTGAGACGGCTAAACTGGCCGAATCGGCTGATTCAGCAGATTTGATTAATTCGGTGGATTCAGCCCGGGAGCCTGAAAGGGTTACTTCGGATATTTCCCGCAGCAGTCAGATTGTTTATGACCAGGAAGATGTGATACTTTTAGCAAAAATCATTTATGCGGAAGCCCGTGGAGAAAGCTTTGAAGGTCAGGTTGCCGTAGGGGCAGTGGTTCTGAACAGGGTGGAAAGCCCGAAGTTCCCGGATACGATCCGGGAAGTCATTTACCAGCCGGGACAGTTTTCTGCAGTCCTTGATAGGCAGATTGAACTGACACCGGGAGATGAAGCCTATCAGGCTGCGCAGGCAGCGCTTGAGGGGCAGGATCCAAGTGAGGGCGCTCTCTTCTATTACAATCCGCAGACAGCGACCGACAGTTGGATCAAAACCCTAGATGTTGTAAAAAACATCGGAAACCATAATTTCTGCGTCTAA
- a CDS encoding YlbF family regulator has protein sequence MEYIVKARELGEALLQTPEVQRLKEAEAEIQNDPEAAKAFAAYQDKERQILTAQMFSKVISEKDTLALIDLKMRLIKLYPSIRSFFSIQQDLEKIMATVNLTITTTIYGMPSAEQLPFPKEIQNLAQQLLDTIGGDKNSPAMTIPEGFQVPEGLNVSELLSRLNPKSK, from the coding sequence ATGGAATACATTGTTAAAGCACGTGAACTCGGCGAAGCGCTTCTGCAAACACCGGAAGTACAAAGGCTGAAAGAAGCAGAAGCCGAAATCCAAAACGACCCTGAAGCTGCCAAAGCTTTTGCGGCATATCAGGATAAAGAACGTCAAATCCTGACCGCGCAAATGTTCAGCAAAGTGATATCTGAAAAGGATACCTTAGCGCTCATCGACTTAAAAATGCGCCTGATCAAACTATATCCTTCTATCCGAAGCTTCTTCTCCATCCAGCAGGATCTGGAGAAAATAATGGCAACTGTGAACCTGACGATCACAACCACAATTTACGGTATGCCCAGTGCCGAACAGCTGCCTTTCCCCAAAGAAATTCAAAATCTTGCCCAGCAGCTTCTGGATACGATCGGAGGCGACAAAAACAGCCCTGCCATGACGATCCCGGAAGGCTTCCAAGTCCCTGAAGGACTCAATGTTTCCGAACTGCTAAGCCGGTTAAACCCCAAGAGCAAGTAA
- a CDS encoding GDSL-type esterase/lipase family protein — protein MRTYRLEIRVIQLSVLMAVIVLVFGYVNVWNGGTPQQSASGSSTVQNGGASNGGGAENEAGNTDGDAVLNGSGTTVNTKMVCLGDSFTYGYPGDPINSWPQHLADVLKVEVVNSGQTYQNASSLLDRFEEDVIAEKPGTVIIFAGVGDAIRGTPLEEYQNNIKAMVEKATANQIKPVLVLPVPFPDTRELYKQYREWETAYAQEQKITTLDFKGVLFGDGEEILRKYSDDGRYPNKDGYQAMGDYAATVLQ, from the coding sequence TTGCGCACTTACCGTTTGGAAATTAGGGTTATTCAGCTTTCCGTATTGATGGCTGTTATTGTATTGGTCTTTGGGTATGTAAATGTTTGGAACGGAGGAACACCGCAACAGTCCGCCAGCGGCAGCTCGACAGTCCAGAATGGCGGAGCAAGTAATGGGGGCGGTGCAGAAAATGAAGCCGGCAATACCGACGGTGATGCTGTTTTGAATGGCAGCGGTACGACTGTCAATACCAAAATGGTGTGTCTTGGTGATTCATTTACATACGGTTACCCGGGTGATCCAATTAATTCCTGGCCGCAGCATCTTGCGGATGTCCTGAAAGTGGAAGTGGTAAATTCCGGTCAGACTTATCAGAATGCATCCAGCCTGCTGGATCGCTTTGAAGAGGATGTAATTGCTGAGAAACCGGGCACAGTTATTATTTTTGCCGGCGTTGGAGATGCCATCCGCGGCACACCACTGGAAGAATACCAAAACAATATCAAAGCTATGGTCGAAAAAGCCACGGCCAATCAAATCAAGCCTGTCCTGGTGCTGCCGGTTCCTTTCCCTGACACACGTGAGCTCTATAAACAATACAGGGAATGGGAAACAGCTTATGCACAGGAGCAAAAGATTACGACACTTGATTTTAAAGGAGTACTGTTTGGCGACGGGGAAGAGATCCTCAGAAAATATTCCGATGACGGGAGATATCCGAATAAGGACGGCTATCAGGCCATGGGCGATTATGCTGCCACAGTCCTGCAGTAA
- a CDS encoding ZIP family metal transporter translates to MLLDFQSPLYLLYISTIAGLATTAGCLIVLFLGDPPDWLLAVLLSAAGGVMFAVVAFDLLPLAASFKQPGLLLGGILAGMILMSSADRLLKTRNRQLPNHRYSRLKRMGILIASGIALHDIPEGMAIAAGHESAGQLGTFIALGIALHNLPEGMATATPLVMAGIRKPKILALTLLIAIFTPLGALLGRVAMELVHTSLCFFVALAAGAMVFLVLAELWPLSRENHPVWAFLGGIGGFIFFGFISVFLPH, encoded by the coding sequence ATGCTCCTGGACTTCCAATCTCCGCTGTATCTGCTGTACATCAGTACAATTGCCGGGCTGGCCACAACAGCCGGCTGTCTGATTGTGCTTTTCCTGGGAGACCCTCCAGATTGGCTTCTGGCCGTTCTACTGTCCGCGGCAGGGGGCGTCATGTTTGCTGTGGTAGCCTTTGATCTTTTGCCGCTGGCTGCATCCTTCAAACAGCCGGGACTGCTCCTGGGCGGGATTTTGGCCGGTATGATACTGATGTCGTCTGCCGACAGACTGCTCAAAACAAGAAATCGTCAACTTCCCAATCACAGATACAGCCGTCTGAAACGGATGGGCATCCTGATTGCCTCAGGCATAGCACTTCATGATATACCTGAAGGAATGGCCATTGCTGCAGGGCACGAATCCGCCGGTCAATTGGGTACATTCATCGCCCTTGGTATTGCTCTGCATAACCTGCCTGAAGGAATGGCCACTGCTACACCTCTGGTAATGGCCGGGATCAGAAAACCGAAGATTCTAGCGCTGACTCTCCTGATTGCAATATTTACTCCGCTGGGTGCCTTGCTCGGCAGGGTGGCCATGGAGCTTGTCCATACCTCGCTCTGTTTTTTTGTGGCCCTGGCCGCTGGGGCAATGGTGTTTCTGGTTCTGGCCGAATTATGGCCGCTGTCCCGTGAAAACCACCCGGTCTGGGCCTTTCTTGGAGGAATAGGCGGATTTATTTTCTTCGGATTTATCTCCGTCTTCTTACCGCATTAA
- the spoIIR gene encoding stage II sporulation protein R, translated as MLEFVNKIIIKLIVCLVLCFSFLVINPCGRSANSAETETYDSTSLIRFHVIANSDNEQDQLLKYAVRDEVLKAASPNLAESQSLAESREILLSMEGQLLEISRSVVKEWGKTYPVTLDYGVFAFPTKSYGNIVLPAGDYEAVEIKIGNAEGANWWCVLFPPLCFVNVEESTSLPVDGKPAVPLNTAAKQKKPTYQGKEIGFYLERFF; from the coding sequence ATGTTAGAATTTGTGAATAAAATCATAATAAAGTTAATTGTCTGCCTGGTCTTGTGTTTCAGTTTCTTGGTGATTAATCCCTGCGGCCGGTCAGCAAACAGTGCTGAAACAGAAACGTATGACAGTACAAGTCTCATTCGCTTTCATGTTATTGCGAATTCGGACAATGAACAGGATCAGCTCCTGAAATATGCGGTAAGGGATGAAGTTTTGAAGGCTGCTTCCCCGAACCTGGCTGAATCACAATCTCTGGCCGAATCCAGAGAAATCCTTCTGAGCATGGAAGGCCAGTTACTGGAGATTTCCAGGAGCGTAGTCAAAGAGTGGGGAAAAACCTATCCGGTGACCCTTGATTATGGTGTATTTGCTTTCCCAACAAAATCTTATGGTAATATTGTACTCCCGGCGGGAGACTACGAAGCGGTTGAGATCAAGATAGGAAATGCTGAAGGGGCTAATTGGTGGTGTGTTTTGTTCCCGCCTTTATGCTTTGTTAATGTCGAGGAATCCACATCACTTCCTGTTGACGGCAAGCCTGCTGTGCCGCTGAATACAGCGGCCAAACAAAAAAAGCCGACCTATCAGGGGAAAGAAATCGGCTTTTATCTGGAGCGTTTTTTCTAG